One Rhinoderma darwinii isolate aRhiDar2 chromosome 6, aRhiDar2.hap1, whole genome shotgun sequence DNA window includes the following coding sequences:
- the LOC142656562 gene encoding uncharacterized protein LOC142656562 isoform X2, translating to MSCFTSLISLILFPCALLGMVIKCMFSLICWPFSSRRVVGIFSRSASEEYEWLLRALNSSMFRNVVKNSRAIYISNREENVFREVVQQCDFTILYHTKNRGRINITNVTDSLYDEQLKFMFNSKGREKVIVIVDDLEMGDSEEKRRILQHQPDIMKYSHDLVLVTSNDKRQPQLLDKKLQQIRALISAQSWSAVNCWCYLLSMIGWACNNTFRRRGTEELEEPLLPPQPPY from the exons ATGTCCTGCTTCACCAGCCTG ATCTCATTAATCTTATTCCCATGTGCTCTTTTGGGGATGGTGATAAAATGTATGTTCTCTCTG ATTTGTTGGCCCTTTTCCTCCCGTCGTGTTGTTGGGATTTTCTCTCGCTCGGCTTCTGAAGAATATGAGTGGCTATTGAGGGCCTTGAATTCCTCCATGTTTAGAAATGTTGTGAAGAATTCCAGGGCCATATACATATCAAACAGAGAGGAGAATGTCTTCAGAGAAGTCGTCCAACAATGTGACTTCACCATTCTGTATCACACAAAGAACCGCGGAAGAATCAACATCACCAACGTGACGGACTCCCTCTACGATGAGCAGCTGAAGTTCATGTTTAATTCTAAAG GCAGGGAAAAAGTTATTGTGATTGTGGATGACCTGGAGATGGGCGACTCTGAGGAGAAACGCCGCATTCTGCAACACCAGCCTGATATCATGAAATACTCCCATGACTTGGTACTGGTCACCAGCAACGATAAGAGGCAGCCGCAGCTACTGGACAAGAAGCTTCAGCAGATCCGAGCCCTCATCTCTGCCC AGTCATGGAGTGCAGTGAATTGCTGGTGTTATCTG TTATCTATGATTGGTTGGGCCTGTAACAAT